A portion of the Manihot esculenta cultivar AM560-2 chromosome 2, M.esculenta_v8, whole genome shotgun sequence genome contains these proteins:
- the LOC110606094 gene encoding aspartyl protease family protein 1, whose protein sequence is MSWSSYFSYNSMLFLLLLMLSRSCYGFGTFGFDIHHRYSDPVKGILALDDLPDKGTLQYYASMAHRDRLIHGRRLATADNSTPLTFFDGNETIRISSLGFLHYAEVLVGTPSLSFLVALDTGSDLFWLPCDCTSCVRGLQTSSGKQIQLNIYSPNNSSTSKTVACNSLLCSQQSQCSSSSPSACPYQVLYLSENTSSSGFLVEDLLHLTTDDTQPKAHNATITFGCGQRQTGSFLDGAAPNGLFGLGMRNVSVPSTLAREGLTSNSFSMCFGPDGIGRITFGDTGSSDQGETPFNLRQSHPTYNISISKINVGVNDSNLAFTAIFDTGTSFTYLNDPAYSFISESFNNQAKNKRYLSSSELPFDYCYEISSNQTDLEIPTVNLVMEGGSQFNVTDPIVIVSIPGNANLYCLGVVKSGDVNIIGQNFMTGYRIVFDREKNVLGWKPSNCYDLLDTNTLPVNPISPGGSPTTTVNPEATAGNEKNPNAFGDPAPSGNHSPQLNPFTFAFMMVLLSLFYHLIIF, encoded by the exons ATGTCGTGGTCGTCTTATTTTTCTTACAATTCTATGCTTTTCTTGTTGCTGTTAATGTTGTCGAGGAGCTGTTACGGGTTTGGTACTTTCGGATTCGATATTCACCATCGGTATTCGGATCCGGTCAAGGGGATTTTAGCCCTTGATGACTTGCCAGACAAGGGTACTCTCCAGTATTATGCTTCTATGGCTCACCGTGACCGATTAATCCATGGCCGTCGACTTGCTACTGCTGATAATTCCACTCCTCTCACTTTCTTTGACGGGAACGAAACTATTCGGATCAGTTCTCTGGGATT TTTACATTACGCAGAAGTTTTGGTTGGGACGCCAAGTTTATCATTTCTTGTAGCACTGGACACTGGCAGTGATCTCTTCTGGTTACCATGTGATTGTACGAGTTGCGTCCGTGGCTTGCAAACTTCATCTGGGAAG CAAATACAGCTTAATATTTACAGCCCCAATAACTCATCAACAAGCAAAACGGTTGCCTGCAACAGCTTACTGTGTTCACAGCAAAGTCAATGCTCCTCCTCCTCTCCAAGTGCTTGTCCATATCAAGTTTTATATCTTTCTGAAAACACTTCTTCAAGTGGGTTCTTGGTAGAGGATTTATTGCATTTGACTACCGATGATACTCAACcgaaagctcataatgcaacgATCACATTTGG CTGTGGTCAAAGGCAAACTGGTTCCTTTTTGGATGGGGCAGCTCCCAATGGCTTATTTGGCCTTGGTATGAGAAACGTATCTGTTCCTAGTACTTTAGCAAGAGAAGGGTTAACTTCCAAttccttttctatgtgttttggACCTGATGGAATTGGGAGAATCACTTTTGGAGATACAGGAAGCTCAGACCAAGGAGAAACACCTTTCAATCTGAGGCAATCACA TCCAACCTATAACATCAGCATCAGCAAAATAAATGTGGGTGTGAATGATTCTAATCTTGCGTTCACTGCAATTTTTGACACTGGTACCTCATTTACATACCTAAATGATCCAGCCTATTCCTTTATATCTGAGAGT TTCAATAACCAGGCAAAAAACAAACGCTATTTATCTAGTTCTGAGTTACCTTTTGATTATTGTTATGAGATAAG CTCTAATCAGACGGATCTGGAGATACCAACTGTGAACTTGGTTATGGAAGGTGGAAGTCAATTTAATGTCACTGATCCCATAGTAATAGTTAGCATTCCG GGAAATGCAAATTTATATTGTCTGGGAGTTGTTAAAAGCGGAGATGTGAATATCATCGGAC AAAATTTCATGACGGGTTATCGTATAGTTTTTGATCGTGAAAAGAACGTATTGGGTTGGAAGCCATCAAACT GTTATGATCTTCTAGACACCAACACACTTCCTGTCAATCCAATATCTCCTGGAGGGTCACCAACTACAACAGTCAATCCAGAAGCCACCGCCGGGAATGAGAAAAATCCTAATGCATTTGGGGATCCAGCACCTTCAGGGAATCATTCACCTCAGTTGAACCCATTCACTTTTGCATTTATGATGGTTCTTCTTTCACTTTTTTaccatttgattattttttag
- the LOC110610151 gene encoding uncharacterized protein LOC110610151 produces MRISIFVHVAPCNDFFASLSLRFLESAPILFFSPLPFSLLSSSSSLYSVPLLAMAFAHYLVAVPVDTSIHLKTPIACTFSSPSAAAAAATPLSLPFSSLPVGSNTGKLSVIPRFPKIGHRAKAKAQESEVSLAADAFTHFKHLLLPITDRNPYLSEGTRQAAATTAALAKKYGADITVVVIDEKQKDSLPEHETQMSSIRWHLSEGGFQEFKLLERLGEGNKPTAIIGEVADDLNLDLVVISMEAIHSKHVDANLLAEFIPCPVLLLPL; encoded by the exons ATGCGTATATCAATATTCGTACACGTCGCACCATGCAATGATTTCTTCGCTTCACTGTCACTGCGCTTTCTCGAATCAGCCCCAATCCTTTTCTTCTCGCCCCTTCCCTTCTCGCTTTTGTCAAGCTCTTCTTCACTGTATAGCGTACCGCTTTTAGCCATGGCTTTTGCTCATTACTTGGTAGCTGTTCCTGTTGATACTTCAATTCACCTAAAAACTCCAATTGCCTGcactttttcttctccttctgctgctgctgctgctgctacgCCCCTGTCCTTACCTTTCTCTTCGCTTCCTGTTGGATCTAACACTGGAAAACTCTCTGTCATTCCCAGATTTCCAAAAATCGGACATAGAG CCAAGGCTAAGGCACAAGAATCTGAAGTCAGTTTAGCTGCAGATGCCTTTACTCATTTCAAACATCTGCTTCTTCCAATCACGGACAGGAACCCTTATCTTTCTGAGGGTACAAGACAG GCTGCTGCTACTACTGCGGCATTGGCCAAGAAATATGGGGCTGACATCACTGTTGTAG TTATTGATGAAAAACAGAAAGATTCATTGCCAGAGCATGAAACCCAAATGTCTAGCATTCGCTGGCATCTCTCTGAAG GTGGATTCCAAGAATTCAAGTTGTTGGAGCGGCTTGGTGAAGGCAACAAGCCCACGGCCATCATTGGCGAGGTTGCCGATGACCTAAACTTAGATTTGGTAGTAATAAGCATGGAGGCAATTCATTCCAAGCATGTGGATGCTAACTTACTGGCTGAGTTCATTCCTTGCCCCGTCTTACTTTTACCCTTGTAG
- the LOC110606103 gene encoding uncharacterized protein LOC110606103, which produces MYHLPVKSNLVDSSSDTTKLGFRGNNQPLCPKPRRLGPTIPEFLKCTKHSQPISDGRTGILNLITDKGIDGRESICSGCSPSCYSGSPPGRTDNPLVHDVHFIHQMELLSPFTRTKLSDKFGFTSASPI; this is translated from the exons ATGTATCATCTTCCAGTCAAAAGTAACCTTGTTGATTCAAGTTCAGACACAACCAAGCTTGGCTTTCGAGGTAATAACCAACCCCTCTGCCCAAAGCCTCGCCGCCTCGGACCTACCATCCCTGAATTTCTCAAATGCACCAAACACAG CCAACCGATTTCTGATGGAAGGACTGGAATTCTGAACCTGATTACTGATAAG GGAATTGATGGTAGAGAATCTATATGCAGTGGATGCTCACCATCTTGTTACTCAGGATCTCCGCCAGGAAGAACAGATAATCCATTAGTTCATGACGTGCATTTCATCCATCAAATGGAGCTTCTTTCGCCATTTACAAGAACCAAGCTTTCTGATAAGTTTGGATTCACCTCTGCATCTCCCATTTGA
- the LOC110606086 gene encoding CSC1-like protein At4g35870, whose amino-acid sequence MDPPLFISPVSPMNRSLHLTPSSSPSGDSDDDFPGAWYGNIQYLLNISAIGLFFCVFIFIFVKLRSDHRRIPGPSALAAKLLAVWHATGREIARHCGADAAQFLIIEGGSFVVLLAIAFLSICVLLPLNLYAGTAVLDDQFSKTTINHIKKGSGYLWIHFAFVVVVVVLVHFGMSVVEERLKITRFRDGYGNLSDPNANSTAIFTIMVQGLPKSLGDDRVVLREYFQHRYPGKVYKVIVPMDLCTLDDLATELVRVRDEITWLVARIDSRLLPEENDNDTVGEGFMGRLRSWLIYLCGRVTILWDQMMAGLGYTDEEKLRKLQETRAELENDLAAYKEGRAPSAGVAFVIFKDVYTANKAVQDFRNEKKRRFGKFFSVMELRLQRNQWKVERAPLATDIYWNHLGSTKLSLNLRRSFVNTCLLLMLLFFSSPLAVITALTSAGRIINAEAMDNAQSWLAWVQSSSWFASLIFQFLPNVIIFVSMYIIVPSALSYLSKFERHLTVSGEQRAALLKMVCFFLVNLILLRALVESSLEGAILKMGRCYLDGEDCKRIEQYMSASFLSRSCLSSLAFLITSTFLGISFDLLAPIPWIKKKIKKFRKNDMLQLVPERSEEYPLENQMIDNLQRPLMHDNVFDSPRSTGFYPDGQDLSEYPISRTSPIPKQKFDFAQYYAFNLTIFALTMIYSSFAPLVVPVGAIYFGYRYVVDKYNFLFIYRVRGFPAGNDGRLMDTVLCIMRFCVDLFLLSMLLFFSVQGDSTKLQAIFTLGLLVMYKLLPSDSDGFQSALLEGIQTIDSIVDGPIDYELFSQPRFDWDTYNS is encoded by the coding sequence ATGGACCCACCTCTCTTCATCTCCCCAGTCTCTCCAATGAACCGCTCTCTCCATCTCACCCCTTCTTCCTCCCCCTCCGGCGACTCTGACGATGATTTCCCCGGCGCTTGGTACGGCAACATCCAGTACCTTCTCAATATTTCCGCCATCGGTTTGTTCTTTTgtgtctttatttttattttcgtcAAGCTTCGCAGTGACCACCGTCGAATTCCTGGCCCCTCTGCTCTTGCTGCTAAGCTTCTCGCCGTATGGCATGCCACTGGGAGAGAGATTGCCCGTCACTGTGGAGCCGACGCCGCCCAATTCCTCATAATTGAAGGTGGAAGCTTTGTTGTGCTCTTAGCCATTGCGTTTTTATCAATTTGTGTTCTTCTTCCCTTGAATCTGTATGCTGGGACTGCAGTACTTGATGATCAATTCTCCAAGACGACGATAAATCATATCAAAAAAGGTTCGGGTTATCTGTGGATTCATTTTGcgtttgttgttgttgttgttgtattAGTGCATTTTGGTATGTCTGTTGTTGAAGAGAGGCTGAAGATTACTAGATTTAGGGATGGGTATGGAAATTTGAGCGACCCAAATGCGAATTCTACTGCGATTTTTACTATCATGGTACAGGGGTTGCCTAAGAGTTTGGGGGATGATAGGGTTGTGTTGCGCGAGTATTTTCAACATAGATATCCTGGTAAGGTGTATAAGGTTATTGTTCCTATGGATTTGTGTACATTGGATGATTTAGCCACTGAGTTGGTTAGAGTGAGAGATGAAATTACTTGGTTAGTTGCTAGAATTGACTCTAGACTCTTGCCTGAAGAGAATGATAATGACACTGTGGGGGAGGGTTTCATGGGGAGATTAAGGAGCTGGCTGATTTATTTGTGCGGAAGAGTAACAATTTTGTGGGATCAGATGATGGCTGGATTGGGTTACACAGACGAAGAGAAGTTGAGGAAATTACAAGAAACAAGAGCAGAGTTAGAGAACGATTTGGCAGCATACAAAGAAGGCCGTGCACCAAGTGCAGGAGTTGCATTTGTGATTTTTAAGGATGTTTATACAGCTAATAAAGCTGTTCAGGACTTCCGCAATGAGAAGAAAAGGCGTTTTGGCAAGTTCTTCTCTGTTATGGAGTTGCGACTACAGAGGAACCAATGGAAAGTTGAACGAGCCCCATTGGCAACAGATATTTACTGGAACCATTTGGGTTCAACAAAGCTGTCACTGAACCTACGGAGATCATTTGTAAACACATGCTTACTTTTGATGCTCTTGTTCTTCAGTTCTCCTCTTGCAGTCATAACTGCCCTGACGAGTGCTGGTCGGATTATTAATGCAGAAGCAATGGATAATGCTCAATCGTGGCTGGCTTGGGTGCAAAGTTCCAGCTGGTTTGCATCTCTCATTTTCCAGTTCTTGCCCAATGTTATAATATTTGTGAGCATGTATATAATAGTTCCTTCAGCTCTTTCTTATCTTTCCAAGTTTGAACGGCATCTAACTGTGTCTGGGGAGCAAAGAGCTGCACTTCTAAAGATGGTTTGCTTCTTCCTTGTAAATCTTATTCTATTGAGAGCTCTGGTGGAGTCTTCTTTAGAAGGTGCAATCTTGAAGATGGGAAGGTGTTATTTAGATGGAGAAGATTGCAAGAGGATTGAGCAATATATGAGTGCATCATTCCTGTCAAGATCTTGCCTTTCTTCTCTTGCATTTCTAATCACAAGCACCTTCTTGGGAATTTCTTTTGATCTCTTGGCTCCAATCCCTTGGATAAAGAAAAAGATCAAGAAATTTCGGAAGAATGACATGCTTCAGTTAGTACCAGAGCGAAGTGAAGAGTACCCCCTGGAAAATCAGATGATAGACAATCTTCAGAGACCATTGATGCATGATAATGTGTTTGACTCTCCCAGATCAACTGGATTTTATCCAGATGGACAAGATCTTTCTGAATATCCAATCAGCAGAACCTCTCCCATTCCCAAGCAGAAATTTGATTTTGCACAATATTATGCATTTAATTTGACAATATTTGCCCTGACCATGATATATTCGTCATTTGCTCCACTTGTGGTCCCAGTTGGTGCGATTTATTTTGGGTATAGGTATGTGGTTGACAAGTACAACTTCCTTTTCATATATAGGGTCCGGGGGTTTCCTGCTGGCAATGATGGGAGGTTGATGGACACAGTACTGTGTATCATGCGGTTCTGTGTTGATTTGTTCCTTCTTTCAATGCTTTTATTCTTTTCAGTCCAAGGTGACTCCACGAAGTTGCAAGCCATTTTCACTCTTGGATTGTTGGTAATGTACAAACTATTGCCTTCTGATAGTGATGGCTTTCAATCAGCTCTTTTGGAAGGCATCCAGACCATTGACAGTATTGTAGATGGACCCATTGATTATGAGCTTTTCTCACAACCCAGGTTTGACTGGGATACGTATAATTCATGA
- the LOC110605437 gene encoding protein ALTERED PHOSPHATE STARVATION RESPONSE 1, producing the protein MGCGLSKQDEEDDVVSLCRERKRLLKLAMERRYAFADAQFRYTQSLYAVAMALRLFVARHSSPSSPFLITFPSTTSANVDTNETFATNTMFLQQRPTEPNHETIACQPSDSKGSLGFKLEKKVQETQEDNNDNADHEEMESGEGEDESESEEGEELCKHFYDEDGPPVPSPQREFGWDFFYPFDEMRSEVLNGFSQSSEEDLRAVREKEGIPELEEDGGRVINECETVNLKNCDVGHKKNGIIDMRSEDNGNVVGEGESKRLRVIDEPANGRELLEALKDIEDHFFRVYDSGLDISRMLEANRVQLQSGLEEIKESSNKLIRSITRSRSTSSRSSSCKSLLSSSSTSSSMWSEFKTDLYDDYGLEAGSHSLTLGRLYAWEKKLYMEVKAGDQTRKIYQRKCSRLRHLDATVDDFGSRDKSATEVKELHSKISVAIRSVESISNRIEKLRDEELQPQLLELLHGLIRNWKIMLESHETQTRVMLEVKFFNCPAYGKFCNDSHRLATLQLEAELDNWRACFAAYVTTQKAYIEALGGWLSKFIAPEVEFYSSGKSSFPPCRINGPALLVTCHNWLAWLEKLPDKAVTYAMKSFVKDIHALWNQQGKEQQQKRKVDGLATELERKALAFQRAERRILGCKISEQESQVIIRNHIEYLAEGKNLLDMFRKSLDEEKEKHLTNMQETQQIAVSAFQTGFSSVFESLAEFSEASMKMYADLITYSADPKTAEKNDSDLSYMDGLYS; encoded by the exons ATGGGGTGTGGTCTgtcaaagcaagatgaagaaGATGATGTTGTGTCCTTGTGTAGAGAAAGGAAACGGCTACTTAAGTTGGCTATGGAGAGAAGATATGCATTTGCAGACGCTCAGTTTAGGTATACTCAGTCTCTCTATGCAGTAGCAATGGCTTTGAGGTTGTTTGTGGCTAGAcattcttctccatcttctcctTTTCTTATCACTTTCCCTTCTACTACTTCTGCTAATGTTGACACCAACGAGACCTTTGCCACCAACACAATGTTTCTTCAACAGAGGCCAACTGAACCCAACCATGAAACCATTGCATGTCAGCCTTCTGATTCTAAAGGTTCTTTAGGCTTTAAGTTAGAGAAGAAAGTACAAGAAACCCAAGAAGATAATAATGATAATGCTGATCATGAGGAGATGGAATccggggaaggagaagatgaaaGTGAAAGTGAAGAAGGAGAAGAGCTTTGTAAGCACTTTTATGACGAGGATGGTCCACCAGTGCCATCACCACAGAGGGAATTTGGATGGGATTTTTTTTACCCATTTGATGAAATGAGATCAGAAGTTTTAAATGGGTTTAGTCAAAGCTCAGAGGAGGATTTGAGGGCTGTAAGAGAGAAAGAAGGGATTCCAGAGCTGGAAGAGGATGGAGGGAGGGTAATAAATGAGTGTGAAACTGTAAATTTGAAAAACTGTGATGTGGGTCACAAGAAGAATGGAATTATAGATATGAGAAGCGAAGATAACGGAAATGTCGTAGGCGAAGGGGAAAGTAAGAGATTGAGAGTGATCGATGAACCCGCAAACGGGAGGGAATTGCTGGAAGCATTGAAAGATATCGAGGACCATTTTTTCAGGGTTTATGATTCTGGTCTGGATATTTCAAGGATGCTAGAGGCCAACAGAGTACAATTGCAATCTGGTTTAGAGGAAATCAAAG AGAGCTCGAATAAGCTCATCAGATCAATTACAAGGAGTCGCTCCACCTCATCTCGGTCTTCCTCCTGTAAAAGTCTCCTTTCATCTAGTTCTACAAGTTCTTCAATGTGGTCAGAGTTCAAGACTGATCTATATGATGACTATGGATTGGAAGCAGGGAGCCATTCGTTGACTCTAGGGAGGTTATATGCTTGGGAGAAGAAGCTTTACATGGAGGTGAAG GCTGGAGACCAGACCAGGAAAATTTATCAGCGAAAATGCTCTCGTTTGAGGCACCTGGATGCTACGGTAGATGACTTCGGCTCCAGGGATAAATCTGCAACTGAAGTAAAAGAATTACATTCCAAGATCTCAGTTGCAATAAGAAGTGTGGAGTCCATCTCCAACAGAATAGAGAAATTGAGAGATGAAGAATTGCAGCCACAACTGCTTGAGCTGCTACATGG CCTGATAAGAAACTGGAAGATAATGTTGGAATCGCATGAAACTCAAACCCGAGTCATGCTTGAAGTGAAATTCTTCAACTGCCCAGCTTATGGAAAGTTCTGTAATGACTCTCACCGTCTCGCCACTCTTCAGCTTGAGGCAGAACTTGATAATTGGCGTGCTTGCTTTGCTGCATATGTAACTACTCAGAAGGCCTACATTGAAGCTCTTGGTGGTTGGTTGTCCAAGTTCATTGCTCCTGAAGTTGAATTCTATTCTAGTGGGAAGTCTTCATTCCCACCATGTAGAATTAATGGGCCAGCCTTGCTAGTAACCTGTCACAATTGGTTAGCTTGGCTGGAAAAACTGCCCGATAAGGCTGTGACATATGCCATGAAAAGCTTTGTGAAGGATATTCATGCCCTGTGGAATCAACAAGGAAAAGAGCAACAGCAAAAGAGAAAGGTTGATGGCCTAGCCACAGAACTTGAGAGGAAGGCCTTGGCATTCCAAAGAGCAGAAAGGAGAATCCTCGGATGCAAGATTTCTGAGCAAGAATCACAAGTCATTATCCGTAATCACATCGAGTACTTGGCAGAAGGGAAAAATCTTTTGGATATGTTCAGGAAAAGTCTAGATGAAGAGAAGGAAAAACACCTGACTAACATGCAGGAGACCCAGCAAATCGCTGTAAGTGCATTTCAGACAGGGTTTTCTTCAGTTTTTGAGTCATTGGCCGAGTTTTCTGAAGCATCAATGAAAATGTATGCTGACCTTATAACATACAGTGCAGATCCAAAGACAGCAGAAAAAAATGATAGCGACCTATCCTATATGGATGGATTGTACTCTTAA
- the LOC110608702 gene encoding peroxidase 64, producing MASVLLALFFSSILIFSIISPGNALSLNYYKETCPDVDSIVRDAVKKAAMKDKTVPAALLRMHFHDCFIRGCDGSVLLSSKGSNKAEKDGPPNVSLHAFYVIDNAKKEVEASCPGVVSCADILALAARDAVVLSGGPTWDVPKGRKDGRTSKASETIQLPAPTFNISQLQQSFSQRGLSMSDLVALSGGHTLGFSHCSSFKNRIYNFNATHDIDPTMNPSFAAMLRSICPKKNNPKNAGSTMDPSSTTFDNTYFKLILQGKVLFSSDQTLLTSTRTKALVSNFASSKETFYKAFVKSMIKMSSITGGQEVRKDCRVVN from the exons ATGGCTTCTGTTCTTCTTGCCTTATTCTTCAGCTCAATTCTCATATTTTCGATTATTTCACCAGGCAATGCGCTGAGTTTGAATTACTACAAAGAAACATGTCCCGATGTTGACTCCATTGTTAGAGATGCAGTCAAGAAAGCTGCCATGAAAGATAAAACAGTCCCTGCAGCTCTGCTTCGCATGCATTTCCATGACTGTTTTATAAGG GGCTGTGATGGGTCTGTGCTGTTAAGTTCCAAAGGCAGCAACAAAGCAGAGAAGGATGGACCTCCAAATGTTTCTTTGCATGCTTTTTACGTCATTGACAATGCCAAGAAAGAAGTGGAAGCTTCGTGCCCTGGGGTGGTGTCTTGTGCTGATATTTTGGCATTAGCAGCAAGGGATGCAGTTGTACTA TCTGGAGGACCAACATGGGACGTCCCAAAAGGAAGAAAAGATggaagaacatcaaaagcaAGCGAAACAATACAATTGCCAGCTCCAACTTTTAACATCTCTCAGCTCCAGCAAAGCTTCTCCCAAAGAGGCCTGTCCATGAGTGATCTAGTTGCTCTTTCAG GTGGTCATACTCTAGGGTTTTCTCACTGTTCATCCTTCAAAAACAGAATATACAATTTCAATGCTACTCATGACATAGATCCCACCATGAATCCATCATTTGCTGCAATGTTAAGGAGTATTTGCCCAAAAAAGAATAACCCTAAGAACGCAGGTTCCACCATGGACCCTTCTTCAACGACCTTTGATAACACATATTTCAAGTTGATCCTACAAGGGAAGGTCCTGTTCTCTTCAGACCAAACTCTGCTCACGAGTACTAGGACTAAAGCTTTGGTCTCAAATTTTGCTAGTTCAAAGGAAACTTTCTACAAAGCGTTTGTGAAATCCATGATCAAAATGAGTAGCATCACAGGAGGCCAGGAGGTTAGGAAGGACTGCAGGGTGGTAAATTAA
- the LOC110609157 gene encoding probable protein phosphatase 2C 46 produces the protein MLSRLMNFLRACWQPSSERYVHAGSDAAGRQDGLLWYKDTGQHLSGEFSMAVVQANNLLEDQSQLESGPLSTLESGPYGTFVGIYDGHGGPETSRYINDHLFQHLKRFTSEHQSMSVDVIKKAYQATEEGFLSLVTKQWPMKPQIAAVGSCCLVGVICGGTLYTANLGDSRTVLGRLVKATGEVLAIQLSSEHNVAIESVRQEMHSMHPDDSQIVVLKHNVWRVKGLIQVSRSIGDVYLKKAEFNREPLYAKFRLREPFKRPILSSEPSISVHELQPHDQFLIFASDGLWEHLSNQDAVDIVQNHPRNGIARRLVKAALQEAAKKREMRYSDLKKIDRGVRRHFHDDITVIVVFLDSNLVSRASSVKGPSISVRGGGVTLPAKTLAPCGTPVET, from the exons ATGTTATCAAGGTTGATGAACTTTTTGAGGGCCTGCTGGCAGCCGTCCTCAGAACGTTATGTCCACGCAGGTTCCGATGCAGCAGGCCGGCAAGATGGGCTCCTTTGGTACAAAGACACTGGGCAGCACCTGAGTGGTGAATTCTCTATGGCTGTTGTGCAGGCAAATAATTTACTTGAGGATCAGAGCCAGCTTGAGTCTGGTCCCTTGAGCACTCTTGAGTCTGGCCCATATGGCACCTTCGTTGGAATATATGATGGTCATGGAGGGCCAGAGACATCACGTTACATTAATGATCATCTGTTTCAGCATCTAAAGA GGTTCACCTCAGAACATCAATCTATGTCTGTAGATGTGATAAAAAAAGCATATCAGGCAACGGAAGAGGGATTTCTTTCTCTTGTCACTAAACAGTGGCCTATGAAGCCTCAAATTGCAGCAGTTGGATCTTGTTGTCTGGTGGGTGTCATTTGTGGGGGTACCCTCTATACTGCCAACCTTGGTGATTCACGTACTGTCCTTGGTAGGCTCGTCAAAGCAACTGGGGAGGTTCTTGCCATCCAGTTGTCATCAGAGCATAATGTGGCCATAGAGTCTGTCAGACAGGAGATGCATTCTATGCACCCAGATGATTCGCAGATAGTGGTTTTGAAACATAATGTATGGCGAGTAAAAGGCCTGATACAG GTTTCTAGATCCATCGGTGATGTATATCTAAAGAAGGCTGAATTTAACAGAGAGCCCTTGTATGCGAAGTTCCGCCTTCGCGAACCTTTTAAGAGGCCAATTTTAAGCTCTGAACCTTCGATTTCTGTGCATGAACTACAACCCCATGATCAATTCCTCATTTTCGCTTCTGATGGTCTTTGGGAGCACCTCAGCAATCAAGATGCTGTTGATATAGTTCAAAATCACCCACGTAAT GGAATTGCTAGGAGGCTTGTGAAGGCTGCCTTGCAGGAAGCTGCTAAAAAGAGAGAAATGAGATATtcagatttgaagaaaatagaTCGAGGTGTCCGCCGCCATTTCCACGATGACATCACTGTCATAGTAGTGTTTCTGGACTCAAATCTTGTGAGCAGAGCCAGCTCAGTGAAAGGGCCTTCCATATCTGTTAGAGGGGGTGGAGTTACCCTACCTGCAAAAACCCTAGCTCCCTGTGGCACGCCAGTGGAAACATAA